DNA sequence from the Pseudoduganella plicata genome:
CACGTTCATGCGGAAGCGGTCGATGATTTTCTTGGCGTTGTCCAAAGTCGTCGAGCGCAGCAGCACCACGAACTCCTCGCCGCCGAAGCGGAACACCCGGTCCTGCGCGCGGAACGACGATTGCAGCAGGTTGGCGATCAGGATCAGCACCTCGTCGCCATACAGGTGGCCGAACTTGTCGTTGACGTGCTTGAAGTGGTCGACGTCCACGACGGCCAGCCACTGCTTCTCTTCCTCGCAATGCTGGCGCCGCTCGGGTTCGCCCGGCGGCAGCGACAGCTGGTCCTGCTCCGCGCTGCTGGCCTGCAGCATCTTGGCCAGCTGGTCGTCGAAGGTCTTGCGGTTCAACAGCCCGGTCAGCGAATCGCGTTCGCTGTAGTCGAGCAGATTCTGGAAGTTACGATAGACGCTGACGATGCCGCCGATGACGTGAATGGTGTCGCTCGTGTAGGGCGTCGGATTGACGATTTCCAGACACGTGTCGGCCTTGTCACCCAGCCAGATCGGCAGCCACAGCGTATGGCGGCCGTGCTCGTCCATCTGGTCCGCGCTGGCCTCGTGGCGTGCGATGCAGTCCGCCAGCGCGGGATAGCAGCTGATCGGATCGCCCGGACTGGCCGGGTCGGGATGGTCCTCCATGCGTGCGGGCTGGCCCGCCGTTACCACGGCGCGGGAGCGCACGAACAGCTGGTCCCGCACGGCGGCAAGCGTCAGCACGCGTGCCTGGGTGGCACCCGCGAGCTCCTGCACCGCCGAGATCACGGAGATGTCCAGCATCGTGTGATCGCGGTGGCCGGTCATGTCCACCATGTGTTTCAGTAGGGAATCCATGCTCGTTCTCTGAAGTATCAAGACGCGCGCCGCATTATGTTTCCGAAAAATCAAGGCACACAGTGACGCACAGCACGAGGCCTTTCCAAAAGACAGCTGATCAGCATAAATGTTTTTTGCTTTCGCAGCAATTATCCTTTGCGAAAATTCTTGAAAAACGCCACGATTCTACTCTTTGTCTACAACGGAGCGCGTCTTCCAGCCGCGAATCCACCCCTCATGTCGCAGAGCAAGTGATGCAGTGTGACATAGCCCGGCGGCGTTGTCTGTCACATTTCCGTCTATACCAATGATAGTGCCGTTGGGAAAGTTGCGCACTATCAAGATTGCCTGTCGGCATAAAATTTATGATGTCCTTAATGGCTGACGCCAGAATCCGAAGTCAAACCAGACCCACAGGAGGACAGTATGAACGCATTAATTGTTGCAGCCCGGGAGTTCGCCCGGGATGAGGAAGGGATTACCGCCATCGAGTATGGGCTCATTGCGGCCGTGATCGCCGGCGTCGTGGGGATCGCATTCAAATCGGTGGGCGATGCGATCAAGGCCAGCTTCACCACCATCGCCGGGAAGCTGAATCCGACGACGTAACCGTTGTACGGCTTGCCGGTCCTGGCCGGCAGGCCTTCTTTTGCGGCGACCGACTGCAGCGCACGCCGGGAAACCTCTTCGTCCAGCTGGTTTTCAAGCCGTATGGCCCCTGCCATGCGCCGCTTTCCTGCCGTTTCCCGCCGTGTATGTGCCGAAGGCGCTCACGGCTTCCATGGCAGACGCCAGGAACCAGGTTGAACCAGATCTCATAGGAGGAGCTTATGAACGCTTTAATCGTGGCAGCCCGAGAGTTCATCGGGGATGAAGAAGGCATCACCGCCATCGAGTATGGCCTGATTGCGGCAGTGATTGCCGGTGTCGTGGGCATCGCATTCAAGGAGGTTGGCGATGCGATCAAGGCCAGCTTCACCACGATCGCAGGGAAGCTGAATCCGGCCTCGTAACGCTGTACGGCCTGCCGGCCTTCGCCGGCGGGTCATTTTTTCGAGGCGCCCATGACCGTCGCACTCCAGATATTGCTCGTCTGGCTTGTATTGCAGGCTGCCGTCACCGACCTGGCCATCCGCCGCATCCCGAACGTGCTCGTGCTGGCCGGACTGGCCATCGCTCTTGCGTTGCACTGGCGTGCCGGCCCGGCGGGCCTGCTGTTGTCGACGTGGCTGGCCGGTATCGTTACCGGCTTTTTCCTGTTCCTGCCGCTGTACCTGCTGCGCGGCATGGCCGCCGGCGACGTCAAGTTGATGGCGATGACAGGGGCATTTGTCGGCCCGGCGCTGGCGCTGCGGATCGCGCTGCTCACCTGCCTGATCGGCGGCGTCATGGCTGTCGTCATCGTCATCCATAACGGGCGCTGGCGCATCCTGTGCCGCAACCTCGTGGCCATGCTGACGCCATTGCTGGTGTCGCTTGGCGGTGTGCCGCAGACGCGGGTCGCGCTGCCGCGTGACGCCAGCGCCGGCGGCATCCCGTATGGTGTCGCGATTGCGCTGGGCACGGTCTGCGTGGTCGTACAACCACACCTGTAGTCCATTGCTGTACGTCAATATCCCGTAGGAAACACGCCGCTAGAATCCATTTCTCACCAGGAGAAACGGCATGGACCACTCGACTCATCCCAGCGTTGTGCCCAGCGAGGCCGATGTGCCGCTGTTGCCGCCGCAGCCGAAAAGCATGCGCGACACCGGGCTGGAACCGGCACTGTTGGTGGAACTGGCGGCCAAGGTGTTGTTCGGCGGCGGTAAAACTCATCTTCCGGTACTGGCGACGCGGCTGCGCCTGTCGATCAACGTGCTGCGCGAGCTGCTGGACTTCATGGTGGCCGAACATCTGGCCGAAGTGGCCTGGCGGGGCGAAACGGATCTCGATGTGCAATATCAGCTGACGGGGGCCGGCCGCGAGCGCGCCGCCGCGTGGCTCGAACGGTGTCCCTACACGGGCCCGGCACCTGTGCCGCTGGAAGCGTACCGTGCCATGCTGCAGCGGCAATCGGCGCAACTGGCGCCCGTCAGCGCGGCCGACGTCGCCGCCGAGTTCGCCGACGACTGCA
Encoded proteins:
- a CDS encoding Flp family type IVb pilin, whose translation is MNALIVAAREFIGDEEGITAIEYGLIAAVIAGVVGIAFKEVGDAIKASFTTIAGKLNPAS
- a CDS encoding A24 family peptidase codes for the protein MTVALQILLVWLVLQAAVTDLAIRRIPNVLVLAGLAIALALHWRAGPAGLLLSTWLAGIVTGFFLFLPLYLLRGMAAGDVKLMAMTGAFVGPALALRIALLTCLIGGVMAVVIVIHNGRWRILCRNLVAMLTPLLVSLGGVPQTRVALPRDASAGGIPYGVAIALGTVCVVVQPHL
- a CDS encoding Flp family type IVb pilin codes for the protein MNALIVAAREFARDEEGITAIEYGLIAAVIAGVVGIAFKSVGDAIKASFTTIAGKLNPTT
- a CDS encoding GGDEF domain-containing protein — its product is MDSLLKHMVDMTGHRDHTMLDISVISAVQELAGATQARVLTLAAVRDQLFVRSRAVVTAGQPARMEDHPDPASPGDPISCYPALADCIARHEASADQMDEHGRHTLWLPIWLGDKADTCLEIVNPTPYTSDTIHVIGGIVSVYRNFQNLLDYSERDSLTGLLNRKTFDDQLAKMLQASSAEQDQLSLPPGEPERRQHCEEEKQWLAVVDVDHFKHVNDKFGHLYGDEVLILIANLLQSSFRAQDRVFRFGGEEFVVLLRSTTLDNAKKIIDRFRMNVEQHDFPQVGKVTVSVGFVSISAFEAPVIILGRADQALYYAKSHGRNMACHYDELVSGGLLQTVESNDTAEFF